In the genome of Parcubacteria group bacterium, one region contains:
- a CDS encoding DUF5663 domain-containing protein encodes MDQDQIKKTLMEELGLSDLPQDKQEELVIKMTEVLLKRIFLETMEKLDDSGKGEYQKLVESGEATPEQMEEFLKSKIANYDELVQKVVDEFKEEMKSGINH; translated from the coding sequence ATGGATCAAGATCAAATTAAAAAAACATTAATGGAAGAATTGGGACTTTCCGATCTTCCGCAGGACAAGCAAGAAGAGCTGGTAATTAAAATGACCGAAGTTCTACTCAAGAGAATATTTTTGGAAACGATGGAAAAATTGGATGATTCGGGAAAAGGCGAATATCAAAAATTAGTTGAAAGCGGAGAAGCAACTCCGGAACAAATGGAAGAATTTCTGAAGTCAAAAATTGCCAATTACGACGAACTGGTGCAAAAAGTGGTGGATGAATTTAAGGAGGAAATGAAAAGCGGTATAAATCACTAA